Proteins from a genomic interval of Acinonyx jubatus isolate Ajub_Pintada_27869175 chromosome B4, VMU_Ajub_asm_v1.0, whole genome shotgun sequence:
- the LOC106969363 gene encoding olfactory receptor 8S1-like, with product MALRNHSTITEFILLGLSVDSHVQVLLFVLFLGIYLFTIMGNLSMLLVIREDPHLHTPMYFFLSHLSFMDFCLSTAIVPKLLENLLSQSKTISVGGCLAQVFFVFDIGGTEVCLLSAMAYDRYAAICHPLLYGRVMNNQLYMQLVWGSWSLGFLDALINIPLTMNLDFCEAKIIHHYSCELPSLFPLSCSDVSTSLTVLVCSTLLHGGGTFFLIFFSYVRIVSTILSISSTSGRSKAFSTCSSHLTALSFFYGSAFLRYLMPTSGSPLELIFSIQYGVVTPLVNPLIYSLKNKEVKNALRRTLGKFLQ from the coding sequence ATGGCTTTGAGGAACCACAGCACCATCACAGAGTTCATCCTCCTTGGCCTGTCTGTTGACTCCCACGTCCAGGTTCTGCTCTTTGTGCTTTTCCTTGGAATTTACCTCTTTACTATAATGGGAAATCTATCGATGCTGTTGGTCATCAGGGAAGATCCCCATCTCCACACACCTATGTACTTCTTCCTAAGCCACCTCTCTTTCATGGACTTTTGTCTCTCTACTGCCATAGTGCCCAAGCTGCTAGAGAACCTCCTGTCTCAGAGCAAAACCATCTCAGTTGGGGGCTGCCTGGCTCAAGTCTTCTTTGTGTTTGACATTGGAGGAACAGAAGTCTGCTTACTCTCAGCAATGGCCTATGACCGTTATGCTGCTATCTGTCACCCACTCCTCTATGGCCGGGTAATGAATAATCAGCTGTATATGCAGCTTGTATGGGGCTCATGGAGCCTGGGGTTTCTAGATGCACTTATTAACATCCCCCTGACAATGAACTTGGATTTCTGTGAAGCGAAAATCATCCATCACTATAGCTGTGAGttgccctccctcttccctttgtcCTGCTCTGATGTCTCTACCAGCCTCACTGTCCTGGTCTGTTCTACACTCCTGCATGGTGGTGGTACATTCTTCCTGATTTTCTTCTCCTATGTGCGCATTGTCTCCACCATCCTGAGCATTAGCTCCACCTCAGGCAGAAGCAaggccttctccacctgctcctcTCACCTCACTGCATTGAGCTTCTTCTATGGCTCAGCTTTCCTCCGTTATCTCATGCCAACCTCAGGCTCACCTCTGGAGCTCATCTTCTCCATACAGTATGGTGTGGTCACTCCCCTAGTGAATCCCCTCATCTACAGCCTGAAAAACAAGGAGGTTAAAAATGCACTGAGAAGAACCTTGGGAAAGTTTTTGCAATAG